The following is a genomic window from Salarias fasciatus chromosome 10, fSalaFa1.1, whole genome shotgun sequence.
CCAAAATATTTAAACTGAGTGTCCTTGAAAGTTTTCATCACGTTAAACTCTTGTcagaacgcacacacaccttcagcgTCTTGTCCTTCAGGTCCATCTTGAGCAGAGAGTCTCCCACCAGATGTCTGAAGCCGCAGCCGTAGAAGTAACGGTACGGCCGGGCGTTGACCCGGGCGTAGTTGATCTGGGGGAACTCCAGACCGCCGTACTGGTGCAGGTCGTCTCCGTGGAGATCTTCGTGCTGGCAGAACACCTGTTGACAAAGAGCAGAGCGGCGGGCGATCGCTGCTGTTATCCCCACATAACTTCCTCCTGGGGTCAGTTCAGCTGAGATCATCGTTCATGAACTGAACCACAGAGGTCCCAGCTAATGCAGCAGTGGATTTAAAACTAAAAATCTAGTTTTAATAACGataaaatattgatattttcaaATGTAATGTGATAATTTAAGATAGGTTTTTGTATCTCGTTATAACTGTTTTATAACATGTTTCTATTTAAAATGGTATATTCTTATAcattaaaataacataaatatgTGAAAGTTCAGATTTGTGACCCTCATATAcataataatattttatatttgacatgaaaaaaaattccctGTAGCCTATAGCTTTTTATGAGCTCCCACAGTCAGACTACTATAAaatcaatcaaggaaaaatataaatataagtaTTGACACTTgcatcatttttcttttgacCCCTCTATTTCTATTTAATTACAACTGGTACATACATTTTGATTTTATCACTATTAAGttcagtttgattaaaaaatgcatttgcaCTCTCTTTTCCCTTAGATATTTTGTAATTTCTTAAAATACCATAAAATATCTAGGTGTTACTCTGATGTCAGTGGTGAGATTAAGGTAATATCAACATCAACTCACCTTTTCGTTGCTGATCTTGACACAGGTCGCCTCACTGGAGGATCGGGTGTTCAGGTTCTGGCCCGTCGGGGTTTCATTGGTCACTTGCAGGGGCAAAACGAAGCGACGAGGGTAAGGTCTGGACAGAGTGTTGTACACCTGGAGGGGGGAACAGTGAAGTGCTGGTTTATCTttgagcacaaaaaaaacaaaataaaaaccacgAAGAAGCAAAAAGTAGAGATggcttcagtattttttttaatttcatcactTAATAACTGCAAAGGGAAGTTTCCTGTTCTAACCTTGTCCAGCGCGTCTCCTGATTTGCGCAGGTTCTGAATGAGGTAGTTGTTGATGGCCTGGCCGTCGTCCGCGCAGCACATGTCGAGCATCAGGAAGCCGTCCTCCTCGAAGGCGTTGATCTGGTGGAAGGTGGAGATGGCTTTGGTGTGGTACTTCACCGAGCTGACCTGCGGAGCAGAAAACAGAGTGAGGGCCGTCTGAGATCAACCACGAAAAGCCCCCccgggagggggggcagggggggaaGTTTCCACCCGGTCTCTCATCTCACcttgcctgtgtgtttgtcaaCAAGATGGAAGACGGTGTCCTGCTTGGGATCCCAGTAGATGCCCTCGCTCAGAGCCTTCCCCCTCAGCTTGCAGGTGACGATCTTCAGCAGGTCCATCTTAATTGGCTGCTCGATGAACACCACGTAGTTTTCAGACATGGCTGGAAGCGTGAAGAGGGGCATTGTTGAGTCTTGCATCTGACGGCGCTAATGAGCGATCCCCGGGAGCGGCGGCTCACCAAAGCTGTGGTAGTAGGAGGGATGGGACTTGTTTGCAGGCACAATGGAACAGAGGATTTTGGCTCCTTGCAGGGTGTCTTTGCCATCTGTCTTCTCTGGAGGTACACGGATGATGTTGTACAGAGCtcctggaaaaataaacaaaacagaaaaaaaaatgtgataatgGTGTCAGGATATTTACAGGCATATGCTGTGAGGGGAGATAGGAACAAACAACGGCAGATGTTCAATAACaataatttagattttattgtcaagatacactttaaaaaaaaaaaaaaaagcaaccgaGACACCTTCTGATCTATGAACAATTGAAATTCAAAAGcctgggggatttttttttgtttttttacaatgtccacctgaagaaaaaaaaaatcctcaaatttGGGGCGGAACAGCTGCAGAAAGTGTCAGGCCTGAATGAACAGCCTCGGGATCTGAGCAGAAGAGGCACTTGGGAGAATTCTGAAATACATTTAGTGTCATTACCATTACCACAATCCAGAGAGACATCTGATGCCTCcggggaaaaaaataactaaactAAACTCGCTTCCTCCAAATCAAAACTGTATATTTGATAGAAACAACTGCTTGATCAGTCAATAAACATAattgaacttctttttttttaagtcttaaTTGCACCTCTACTGCACTTAATGCAAAGGGGAGAGAAGATTTTCATCACTGCCGTCATTTCGGAGACTGTTGGGTGAATTTTGCACCTCGGGCGACCTTGAAGCCACCTGTGTGGCGTTTTATTTGAAAGTGAAATTAATCCGACCCCTACCAATCAGGACGAGACGAAACAGCCGTCCTGCCATTTCAGAGACACGCTGGGATCAAAACCCGCAGGGTTTCCAAACAGTCAGTCCCAGTTTCGATAATGAACCTCACCTTGCCCGTGTGCCAGAGTGCCATTGAGCAAGACAATAACACCCCGGTTGCTCCGAGTGGCTGAGTGAATGTCACTACCGATTTAAAGCGCTTTGAGATTCCTGAAGTGATTAAATGCTCCACAGAAGTGAAGTTCAATCACCATTTATGAGCTGGAGCATTCAGTCAGTTAAAGAAGCAGCTGGaaaactacacaacacaacaatggTGGCGGGTCTGGGTGTCGTCTGTAACAAAGGACACCGTAGTGAGAAAGTAGACGAGGTCAGCCGGCTGTCTCACATCTGCAGCTTACCTTTATAAgagtgtgcatgttttttttttttattttatcttagCTGTGTTGTTACCAAGTAACTAAACTAGTTATTTTAGTCTCTAGTGACCAGTAACATggggaaggggggagggggggcaaaCCTTTGCTTCCGTAGGAGTTTCCCATGTTGAAGCTGGTGCCGTCGGGGTCGTAGTGCGGGTGAGCAGTGGTGCCATTCACAGCGATGAACTTGCTCCAGTCCACCTGCAGAACACGTCACAGGACGTGAAGGATGGATCTGGCTGAAAGAAATGCTGCGTGCGACCTGCAGAACACGGCGGCGGCACCTTTTCCACTGTTTCGAGGCTCTCCGGGTTCACTCTGTGCATGAAATTCGTCTCTGTGCTGACGTAGTAGTCGCCTTTGTATTTCACAAAGCTCACGCTTGCATTGTCTGTGGGTTCTGcaacaaaggagagggggggggggaaaaaaccatGGGGTTGTCTTTTTGAATGACTGCACAAGCttttctactttaaaaacagcacTTCTGCGACATGATTTACAGCTTGTAGTTACTTTAAATATTCCGGTGGGGCTGTGAACATTCTTCTGCTCCCTCCTCGCTCCCCGGTGTACCTCACCGTTATGCAACTCAAACCACTGATATACGCGGAGCTCCTGAGAGGCTCCAGCAAACTTGTCCAAACATCATAATATTTTATCTGATCTGGAATTTCTCCCTATAGCTCTCTCAGCTCACTTCTCCAACTacgcaaaaaacaaaaaaaaacaaaaaaaaaacaaagatggtCTGACGTCATTACAAAACCTGTGATTAAAGCCTCACAGCGGGTTTATAGTGAAATGAAGCACTTGGTGTGACTCTTCCTGTTCATTTCCACTTCGCATACGGTCGACTTACCGATCATCTCAAAGCGAGAGAGGAACCTCTGGAAGAAGTTCTTGCAGGGGTCGGGCATGGCGAGGGTGCCGAACTCGGACATGACGATGCGATCCCTGTCACGGTTCTTCTTGTAGGCGTCGCTCTGCAGGAAGCGGCTCATGTACGTCACCTGGCCGCTTTCGATCCTGAACCGGTGCAGCATGGCCATCCCGTCAAACCAGTGGTTGTAGCTGCGGTTAAAAACAACTCATGCTAAATATTTCATGGTCAGTCTGACGATTTGAGGTTCAGCGCCGTGCAGCATTCCCGACTCACTGTGTGTTTCCAAACTCAAATTTTCCGGGACCGTTGCGGAGAAGGTTGCCATTGATCCAGGATGGAATCGTGCCTTGTACCGTGGTGGGGATGGGTTCAGGGGTCTCCTCGACGGAGCGTACCAGGGGAGCGATTGTTTCTAGTCCCTTCTGCAGCGTGGAGACGGGCTCTTTGGCCTTCCCATTGGCCTCGTCTACAGGGAAACACAGATTGACAATATCACCGGCTTTGACAATAATCTGAAGAAACAGAGATACAGTGGTGTAAAGCTCAGGGTTTGTCAACTGTAATGTTACTAAATAGGGTAGAGCAGATTGCTTTGTTGCTCTTGCTTAAATTCACCATTGAGGGAAAAAAGGACTTTGTGAGAGTCCATCCTGAGTGGGTTTTCCAGTTTTTAGGTCAACAGTTTCACTTTGAGGCCCCAGACTCAAAGGATAAGGCAAACAAATAAAccctgaaggaaaaaaaaaaaaaaaatacgagtTTAGCCACTAAGGCACTGAGCTGTTGCATTCAGAGGCTGCAGCAGTCAACCAGTGCTGAATGTGATTGATATGAATAATGCTCCTTACTGTTACAACTATGTTAAAATCGCTGGgaaagaacaacaaagacaTAAAGTCCTGCTTTAAACTGTGAGTTATGTCAGCAGAGCTCCTGCTATAAAACAGGCCCAGCTTGCACCACCGAGTGAAAATATAAATGTCAAATTCTGTGTTTGCACAAGTGTAAACCTGCAGCTCGGTGTGGCGGCGACGGATTTTGACAGCGGACTTTGTTCAAGTTGTTTTTGTGACACAAACCGGTCTGACGACCGCAGGGGCACGGCTCCTCCCCGGAGTCCACGCAGACCTGTGACTGGAATTACTGAGAACAGGCAGCTCCTCTGTCAGCGTCCACCACCGCACCGCTGCTTCAGGACGTCGCCCGAACGATCTGTTATTACTGCTTCTGCCAAAATACAGTTGTGACGTACATGCAGCTGGATGAGAGCTGCTTTCACTGCCAATAAGTAATTCAATTTCCAAATCTCACATGAGATGATAGACTGAGATAATCTAATAAAATGACATGATGACTTGGTTAAAGGGAAATTGAATTATCACAATAATCTGACTGTGATGAAAAAGTCCAAGGGAGTATGCCTTTCTCTCCTTCGGCTCAAGCCCCCTCCCCAAGATAAATAAAGCCAGTGCAGAAGATTTTCCGGATGGCTTATCACTTTGTTGTTTATTCAAAAGTCTATAGTCTGATCACTCTCAATGATGTGAAGGCTCCAACATTTGATGAGCTTTGACAATGTGGTTCTTCAGCCCTGAGCTTATGTTTATGTTATTCCTGTCCCTGGCAGAGGGGGAGCCAaacacaccacactgcaggaGGACATATTAAAATGGTCGCTATTACAAATAATGCGCTTCTCcctcagaaaaaacaaaacaaaactagcATTATCAGATTTGATCGCAGTATGtgtctgaaaaaacaaaacatatgggggaaacaataaagaaaaacacatggaCAGGCAGCTTTGATGAACTCATATTTAGGATATTTTGCCTGCAGCTCAACAATACTTACTCCATCAACTCCAACCTGTTGTCCCTTTAAGAACTGGCATTTAAAACCTGCAATCTGGCCTCTTCTCGGGGAGCTTGTGGCTGCTGTAACTGAAACCTGACGAGGGTTTTACAGACTGAGCCAGAAAGAACATTTTGTTCTGAAACTGGCAGCTTTGGGTCAACATGACCTCccatcatcaatcaatcaatcaatcaatcttgtttattacaaaattacaaatttaCAAATTGCAAAATGACGATGTCACATAGAGACATACAGTAATTTGAGAAACAATCATTTTGTAACTAGGGACACCCTTGGAAGCAGTCTAGTGCTTATTGGCGGGGCCCTATAACATTAAGATCGGAGAATTTTGCAttgaacacagaaaatcacataCAACCTACAGTTACCTAAGCTATTACCTACCCTACACTAATCCTACCTGCACATGGCAACAATACAACACACATCAATATATTATTGCATACAGAATACTCATGGGTTCCAGAGGACATAAATAAGCCGTCAGCTCATCGGGGTTCCATTATATTTTTGAAGGAGATTaagtttaagtttctttttgaaaatgggcaAAGACCTAGACATTTTAAGGTCTTCACTCAGCTCATTCCAAATCTGTGGACCCTTACATGTTATACTAAAACTCGTGCATTTCAACTTCCTATTTTTACCCTTTAACAGTGATTTACCCCTTGTGTTATAGTCATGAGAGGGGGTAGAAATAGGAATTAACTGACAGAGTTTAACATTGAGTCTATACACGACATTATACATGGTACAGGCATTGTGAAATAAGTTGCACTCAGTGAGTTTCAGAAGCTGATGTTTATAGAAGAGAGGGTCCGATGGACAGTTATACTTAGCCCAAGAAATGGCTCTTATAGCCTTCTTTTGTAGAACTTGCAATTTTAGGAGGTGACTTGGGTAAGTATTACACCATGTGATGTTACAGTAATTTAGATGGGGTTCAAATATAGACCTATATAAAGTCAGAAGGGCCTCAAGGGGAAGGAAATGTCTCACCTTGAAAAGAAGGCCAACATACTTAGATAGTTTCATTGTTAGGTAATCAAGGTGTTTGCTGAAgtttaaatgttcatcaatttGGATGCCAAGAAAATTAATGAATTTTACTCGTTCAAGTACACAAttgcttattttaatttgtacattttcaagGCTTGTCCGACATTTACTTGAGCGAAATATGATAAATTTGGTTTTTGCTATGTTCAATgataatttattacatttaaaccaAGTGTCAACTTTTTCCAATTCCCGATTTACAGTAATCTGGAGTTGTTCCAGGTTTTTGTGAGATAGGAATaaatttgtgtcatctgcaaagacAACTTTAAGAAGAACTGGAGAAGAATTTGAGAAATCATTTAcataaattagaaaaagaagTGGGCCTAAGATTGACCCCTGAGGTACCCCACAATTAATAGCTTTACAGTTAGATATATTATCATTTACGTACACATATTGCTCTCTGTCATTTATGTAGCTTCTGAACCAACTGAGCGCTAAGCCCCTGACACCATAGTGCTCCAACTTTCCTAATAAAATATTATGATCAATAGTGTCAAACGCTTTTGATAAGTCGAGAAAAACACCAATTCCACACTCACCTTTATCAATAgcgtcatttattttttcaatgagATCCAGGATTGCTAAACAAGTGGTACTTCCCTTTCTGAAACCATATTGTGACGGGGTgagcatgttgtgtttgttaaaatagTCATAGAGTCTTTTATAAACTATTTTTTCCATAATTTTGGAGAAAGCTGGCAAAATTGCGATAGGACGATACTGCTGTAGATTGTTTTTATCTCCAGATTTAAATATTGGAATGATTTTAGCGATTTTGGCCATCTTTGGTACCACTCCTTGCTGAAGTGAAAGATTGATGCAATAAACAAGTGGATCTACAATGTCGCTGACAatgaattttattattttgctgCTAATGCCATCAACTCCTTCTGTGTGGGAGCTTTTCATACCGAGTATAATTTGTGTTACTTCTAAGTTGTTGGTgggtgaaagaaagaaagagttggGATAATTCCCAGTGAGGTACTGATGGtaggtggcgcccccttgtgggctTATGTTTTTTGATAAAGTCTCACCAATACAACTAAAATACTCATTGAAACACGTCGCAAGGTCACCAACACTGGGATCACCGTTTTTTTGGAACACTGTGATGTCAGGGAGGACATTTGGTTTATGGCCCCG
Proteins encoded in this region:
- the LOC115395055 gene encoding beta,beta-carotene 9',10'-oxygenase-like, whose product is MPSEKSSSADEANGKAKEPVSTLQKGLETIAPLVRSVEETPEPIPTTVQGTIPSWINGNLLRNGPGKFEFGNTHYNHWFDGMAMLHRFRIESGQVTYMSRFLQSDAYKKNRDRDRIVMSEFGTLAMPDPCKNFFQRFLSRFEMIEPTDNASVSFVKYKGDYYVSTETNFMHRVNPESLETVEKVDWSKFIAVNGTTAHPHYDPDGTSFNMGNSYGSKGALYNIIRVPPEKTDGKDTLQGAKILCSIVPANKSHPSYYHSFAMSENYVVFIEQPIKMDLLKIVTCKLRGKALSEGIYWDPKQDTVFHLVDKHTGKVSSVKYHTKAISTFHQINAFEEDGFLMLDMCCADDGQAINNYLIQNLRKSGDALDKVYNTLSRPYPRRFVLPLQVTNETPTGQNLNTRSSSEATCVKISNEKVFCQHEDLHGDDLHQYGGLEFPQINYARVNARPYRYFYGCGFRHLVGDSLLKMDLKDKTLKVWYQKGFYPSEPVFVPSPGAEEEDDGVILSVVLTPSQDKATFLLVLDARTFEELGRASVPVNMAYGFHGTFSASA